One window of the Primulina eburnea isolate SZY01 chromosome 18, ASM2296580v1, whole genome shotgun sequence genome contains the following:
- the LOC140820149 gene encoding secreted RxLR effector protein 161-like: MLESKQVSTPIGQHFKLSTDHSPSSKEEEENMKNNPYANGVGSIMYSMVCSRPDLAYAMSVESCFMANPGELHWEALNWTMRYLKGTSNLGLMFRQQTNEKQPLVGFVDSDYDGNLDTRKSLTGFIFTLYGTAISWKATIQLVVALSTTEAEYVALTEGIKEAMWLK, from the coding sequence ATGCTGGAATCAAAACAAGTAAGTACACCGATTGGCCAACACTTCAAATTATCTACTGATCACTCTCCAAGCAGTAAGGAAGAGGAGGAAAACATGAAGAATAACCCCTATGCCAATGGGGTAGGGAGCATAATGTATAGCATGGTATGCAGCAGACCAGATCTCGCATATGCTATGAGCGTGGAATCATGTTTTATGGCTAACCCAGGAGAATTACATTGGGAGGCATTGAATTGGACCATGAGATATTTGAAAGGAACTTCAAACTTGGGACTGATGTTCAGACAGCAGACGAATGAGAAACAACCACTTGTTGGATTCGTGGACTCAGATTATGATGGGAACTTGGATACGAGGAAGTCACTCACTGGATTCATCTTCACGCTCTATGGAACTGCTATCAGCTGGAAAGCTACTATCCAACTAGTTGTTGCCTTGTCTACAACCGAAGCAGAGTATGTAGCACTTACAGAAGGAATAAAAGAGGCTATGTGGCTCAAATGA